A stretch of the Rosa rugosa chromosome 5, drRosRugo1.1, whole genome shotgun sequence genome encodes the following:
- the LOC133711627 gene encoding uncharacterized protein LOC133711627 — MDLETLAKAIEGLAAQIGHLETRIQDQAVASDRRLAEIEASIYNEEESVRGGPRVQPRRNVRRQNVPHNNGQNGHDPEEKAMKSMRIEAPSFDGQLNAKVFLDWLSDMDHYFEWYELSEDRRIRFAKMKLVGKARDWWSNVERRIARDGEDPIAYWDEMKERLKEKYVPLSYKERLLDQWQSLRQGSMTAADYIDKFEEFMVRCNITEDPSVTLARFRTGLRPELQRELIPHDVNTLERVYQLVQELEHYLKTPTTTMHRRFDQRNPDFRPSTSETKPSPFSNGSSTASSMVKADKGMGLQSGMRGGGSIRCYRCQGYGHYAGQCPTKEQTRSLFAASTKEEAAVQGELEEEVYEPEIPATDDDLEGEPIDIVQPRMAVVRCTLTQPKSTEDWRRTNIFHTYVKCGDKSYKVIIDNGSCINVVSPQTISKLGLTAADHPQPYRVAWIDKSSIPVTQRCQVPIQFSSYKDTVWCDVVPMDVGHILLGRPWLYDLDVTISGRANSCSFIHEGKHIKLNPIQPRPVPQPTLSKGGQQSKSLNIISPRHFARETTGDSVIFILIAKESHPLTSLELPPDVKSILERFTDVFAEDLPNELPPLRDIQHAIDLVPGATLPNLPHYQMNPTEHAELKRQVGELLAKGFIRESLSPCAGFIRFLSYFWKILWHMLGTKLKFSSAYHPQTDGQTEVVNRSLGNLLRSLVGMSPFEVVYGNKPRAPIDLIPMTVSQTITVR, encoded by the coding sequence ATGGACCTTGAAACTTTGGCTAAAGCGATAGAAGGTTTAGCTGCCCAAATTGGTCATCTTGAGACCAGAATACAAGATCAGGCAGTTGCTTCTGACCGTCGTTTGGCAGAGATTGAAGCTTCCATCTACAATGAAGAAGAAAGTGTACGTGGGGGGCCGAGAGTGCAACCTAGAAGGAATGTTCGCAGACAAAATGTTCCACATAACAATGGGCAAAATGGACATGATCCTGAAGAAAAGGCAATGAAGTCTATGAGGATTGAAGCTCCTAGTTTTGATGGCCAGCTGAATGCAAAGGTTTTCTTGGATTGGTTATCAGACATGGATCATTATTTTGAATGGTATGAGTTGTCTGAAGATCGCAGGATAAGGTTTGCAAAGATGAAGTTGGTGGGCAAGGCTCGAGATTGGTGGTCTAATGTGGAAAGACGAATTGCGAGAGATGGTGAAGATCCCATTGCTTATTGGGATGAGATGAAAGAAAGGCTGAAGGAGAAGTATGTTCCTTTGTCTTACAAGGAACGCTTGCTTGACCAATGGCAATCTCTTCGTCAAGGAAGCATGACAGCTGCTGATTATATTGATAAGTTTGAAGAATTTATGGTGAGATGTAACATCACCGAAGACCCATCAGTAACTCTTGCTCGTTTCAGAACAGGTCTTCGTCCAGAACTTCAAAGAGAGTTGATCCCTCATGATGTAAATACATTAGAGCGAGTTTATCAATTAGTGCAAGAATTGGAGCACTACTTGAAGACCCCCACAACCACTATGCACAGGCGGTTTGACCAGCGGAATCCTGACTTTCGTCCTAGCACCTCTGAAACAAAACCGTCTCCATTCTCTAATGGCTCTAGTACTGCCAGTTCCATGGTGAAAGCTGATAAAGGAATGGGACTGCAATCTGGTATGCGAGGAGGGGGATCTATAAGGTGCTATAGATGTCAAGGTTACGGTCACTATGCTGGTCAATGCCCTACAAAAGAGCAAACTCGAAGTTTGTTTGCAGCAAGCACAAAAGAAGAGGCTGCTGTTCAAGGAGAATTGGAGGAAGAAGTTTATGAGCCTGAAATTCCAGCTACTGATGATGATTTGGAGGGTGAACCTATAGACATTGTTCAACCAAGAATGGCTGTGGTTAGATGCACTTTGACTCAACCTAAGAGTACTGAAGATTGGCGGAGAACAAACATTTTTCACACTTATGTCAAGTGTGGAGACAAAAGTTATAAAGTCATCATTGACAATGGAAGCTGCATCAATGTTGTCTCCCCTCAAACCATCTCTAAATTGGGTTTGACCGCTGCTGATCATCCTCAACCTTATCGTGTGGCATGGATTGACAAGTCTTCCATTCCCGTGACACAGCGATGTCAAGTTCCTATTCAGTTTTCATCTTACAAGGATACTGTTTGGTGTGATGTGGTGCCGATGGACGTGGGACACATTCTTTTGGGCAGACCATGGTTGTATGATCTGGATGTAACCATTTCAGGCCGTGCCAACTCATGCTCCTTTATTCATGAAGGAAAGCACATCAAGTTGAACCCGATCCAGCCTAGACCAGTACCCCAACCGACACTTAGCAAAGGAGGGCAGCAATCAAAATCCCTTAATATCATCAGTCCAAGACACTTTGCAAGAGAGACAACAGGTGATTCTGTTATTTTTATATTAATTGCAAAGGAATCTCACCCTTTGACTAGTTTGGAGTTGCCCCCGGATGTGAAATCAATCCTTGAACGGTTTACTGATGTATTTGCCGAGGACCTTCCAAATGAACTTCCTCCTCTCCGGGATATTCAACATGCAATTGATCTGGTCCCTGGAGCAACATTACCTAATTTACCACATTATCAGATGAATCCAACCGAGCATGCAGAATTGAAAAGGCAGGTTGGTGAGCTTCTTGCAAAAGGGTTCATTCGAGAGAGCCTTAGCCCTTGTGCTGGGTTCATTCGATTCTTGAGTTATTTTTGGAAGATTTTGTGGCACATGTTGGGCACCAAACTCAAGTTTTCATCTGCTTACCATCCGCAAACAGATGGGCAAACTGAAGTGGTGAATAGAAGTTTGGGAAATCTGCTGCGAAGTTTGGTTGGCATGAGCCCCTTTGAAGTTGTTTACGGTAACAAGCCCAGAGCTCCAATAGATCTCATTCCCATGACGGTTTCACAGACCATAACAGTCCGCTAA